One Rhea pennata isolate bPtePen1 chromosome 3, bPtePen1.pri, whole genome shotgun sequence DNA segment encodes these proteins:
- the SRF gene encoding serum response factor isoform X1 has protein sequence MLPSQAGAGNGAAAALARGSALGRAPVPRGANGGGAAAAGPPGGRLEREALYSGSEGDSESAEEEELGGERRGVKRGLAEAAAAAAAGPAAGAAAAAGYSGGGGGAVSGAKPGKKTRGRVKIKMEFIDNKLRRYTTFSKRKTGIMKKAYELSTLTGTQVLLLVASETGHVYTFATRKLQPMITSETGKALIQTCLNSPDSPPRSDPTTDQRMSATGFEETDLTYQVSESDSSGETKDTLKPAFTVTNLPGTTSTIQTAPTTSTSMQVSSGPSFPITNYLAPVSASISPNAVTSANGTVLKTTGASAVTSGGLMQIPTGFTLMSGASLSPGTPTIPFAQLQPHSLALSSQQGQAVAGTAGQLQQAQQTVFRFPARAGGQIVSLTGGTMAQQVPVQAIQVHQAPQQTSPSSDSSTDLTQTSSSGTVTLPATIMTSSVPTTVGGHMMYPSPHAVMYAPTSGLTDGGLAVLNAFSQAPSAMQVSHSQVQDQGGVPQVFLTAPSGTVQIPVSAVQLHQMAVIGQQSSSGSSLTELQVVNLDTSHGAKSD, from the exons ATGCTGCCGAGCCAGGCCGGGGCCGGGaacggcgccgccgccgcactGGCCCGCGGCTCGGCCTTGGGCCGGGCGCCGGTGCCTCGTGGGGCGaacggcggcggggcggcggcggcggggccgcccggcggccGCCTGGAGCGGGAGGCGCTCTACAGCGGCAGCGAGGGCGACTCGGAGTcggccgaggaggaggagctgggcggcgagcggcgcggcgTGAAGCGCGGCctggccgaggcggcggcggcggcggcggcagggccggcggcgggagcggcggcggcggccggctacagcggcggcggcggcggggccgtgaGCGGCGCCAAGCCCGGGAAGAAGACGCGCGGCCGGGTGAAGATCAAGATGGAGTTCATCGACAACAAGCTGCGGCGCTACACCACCTTCAGCAAGAGGAAGACCGGCATCATGAAGAAG GCCTATGAGCTTTCCACACTGACAGGCACCCAAGTCCTGTTGTTGGTGGCCAGCGAGACAGGCCACGTGTACACCTTTGCCACGCGGAAGCTGCAGCCCATGATCACCAGTGAGACGGGGAAAGCACTGATCCAGACATGTCTCAACTCCCCGGACTCGCCTCCGCGCTCGGACCCCACTACCGACCAGCGCATGAGCGCCACGGGCTTCGAGGAGACTGACCTCACCTACCAGGTGTCGGAGTCGGACAGCAGCGGGGAGACCAAG GACACGCTGAAGCCGGCGTTTACCGTCACCAACCTGCCAGGAACAACGTCCACCATCCAGACAGCCCCCACCACCTCGACCTCCATGCAGGTCAGCAGCGGCCCCTCCTTTCCCATCACTAATTACCTGGCGCCTGTGTCTGCCAGCATCAGTCCCAATGCTGTCACAAGTGCCAACGGAACAGTGCTGAAGACTACCGGAGCCAGTGCGGTGACATCCGGGGGCCTCATGCAGATACCTACCGGCTTCACTCTCATGTCAG GTGCTTCCCTTTCTCCGGGGACCCCTACCATTCCTTTCGCTCAGTTACAGCCGCACTCCCTGGCTCTTTCCAGCCAGCAGGGCCAGGCGGTTGCGGGTACGGCTGGAcagctgcagcaggcacagcagacAGTCTTCCGCTTCCCTgccagagctggagggcagATCGTGTCGCTGACAG gTGGTACCATGGCGCAGCAGGTCCCAGTCCAGGCGATCCAGGTGCACCAGGCACCGCAGCAGACGTCCCCCTCTAGTGACAGCAGCACTGACCTTACCCAGACCTCTTCCAGTGGAACAG TGACCCTCCCGGCAACCATCATGACGTCGTCTGTGCCAACCACTGTGGGTGGCCACATGATGTACCCCAGCCCACATGCGGTGATGTACGCGCCCACGTCTGGCCTCACGGATGGTGGACTCGCAGTCCTCAACGCTTTCTCACAGGCGCCTTCGGCAATGCAGGTGTCCCACAGCCAGGTCCAGGATCAGG GTGGTGTCCCCCAAGTGTTCTTGACAGCTCCATCAGGCACTGTTCAGATCCCGGTCTCAGCTGTCCAGCTTCACCAG ATGGCTGTCATcgggcagcagagcagcagtggcagcagcctGACGGAGCTGCAGGTGGTCAACTTGGACACCTCACATGGCGCCAAGAGTGACTGA
- the SRF gene encoding serum response factor isoform X2, with protein sequence MLPSQAGAGNGAAAALARGSALGRAPVPRGANGGGAAAAGPPGGRLEREALYSGSEGDSESAEEEELGGERRGVKRGLAEAAAAAAAGPAAGAAAAAGYSGGGGGAVSGAKPGKKTRGRVKIKMEFIDNKLRRYTTFSKRKTGIMKKAYELSTLTGTQVLLLVASETGHVYTFATRKLQPMITSETGKALIQTCLNSPDSPPRSDPTTDQRMSATGFEETDLTYQVSESDSSGETKDTLKPAFTVTNLPGTTSTIQTAPTTSTSMQVSSGPSFPITNYLAPVSASISPNAVTSANGTVLKTTGASAVTSGGLMQIPTGFTLMSGGTMAQQVPVQAIQVHQAPQQTSPSSDSSTDLTQTSSSGTVTLPATIMTSSVPTTVGGHMMYPSPHAVMYAPTSGLTDGGLAVLNAFSQAPSAMQVSHSQVQDQGGVPQVFLTAPSGTVQIPVSAVQLHQMAVIGQQSSSGSSLTELQVVNLDTSHGAKSD encoded by the exons ATGCTGCCGAGCCAGGCCGGGGCCGGGaacggcgccgccgccgcactGGCCCGCGGCTCGGCCTTGGGCCGGGCGCCGGTGCCTCGTGGGGCGaacggcggcggggcggcggcggcggggccgcccggcggccGCCTGGAGCGGGAGGCGCTCTACAGCGGCAGCGAGGGCGACTCGGAGTcggccgaggaggaggagctgggcggcgagcggcgcggcgTGAAGCGCGGCctggccgaggcggcggcggcggcggcggcagggccggcggcgggagcggcggcggcggccggctacagcggcggcggcggcggggccgtgaGCGGCGCCAAGCCCGGGAAGAAGACGCGCGGCCGGGTGAAGATCAAGATGGAGTTCATCGACAACAAGCTGCGGCGCTACACCACCTTCAGCAAGAGGAAGACCGGCATCATGAAGAAG GCCTATGAGCTTTCCACACTGACAGGCACCCAAGTCCTGTTGTTGGTGGCCAGCGAGACAGGCCACGTGTACACCTTTGCCACGCGGAAGCTGCAGCCCATGATCACCAGTGAGACGGGGAAAGCACTGATCCAGACATGTCTCAACTCCCCGGACTCGCCTCCGCGCTCGGACCCCACTACCGACCAGCGCATGAGCGCCACGGGCTTCGAGGAGACTGACCTCACCTACCAGGTGTCGGAGTCGGACAGCAGCGGGGAGACCAAG GACACGCTGAAGCCGGCGTTTACCGTCACCAACCTGCCAGGAACAACGTCCACCATCCAGACAGCCCCCACCACCTCGACCTCCATGCAGGTCAGCAGCGGCCCCTCCTTTCCCATCACTAATTACCTGGCGCCTGTGTCTGCCAGCATCAGTCCCAATGCTGTCACAAGTGCCAACGGAACAGTGCTGAAGACTACCGGAGCCAGTGCGGTGACATCCGGGGGCCTCATGCAGATACCTACCGGCTTCACTCTCATGTCAG gTGGTACCATGGCGCAGCAGGTCCCAGTCCAGGCGATCCAGGTGCACCAGGCACCGCAGCAGACGTCCCCCTCTAGTGACAGCAGCACTGACCTTACCCAGACCTCTTCCAGTGGAACAG TGACCCTCCCGGCAACCATCATGACGTCGTCTGTGCCAACCACTGTGGGTGGCCACATGATGTACCCCAGCCCACATGCGGTGATGTACGCGCCCACGTCTGGCCTCACGGATGGTGGACTCGCAGTCCTCAACGCTTTCTCACAGGCGCCTTCGGCAATGCAGGTGTCCCACAGCCAGGTCCAGGATCAGG GTGGTGTCCCCCAAGTGTTCTTGACAGCTCCATCAGGCACTGTTCAGATCCCGGTCTCAGCTGTCCAGCTTCACCAG ATGGCTGTCATcgggcagcagagcagcagtggcagcagcctGACGGAGCTGCAGGTGGTCAACTTGGACACCTCACATGGCGCCAAGAGTGACTGA